A DNA window from Solanum lycopersicum chromosome 3, SLM_r2.1 contains the following coding sequences:
- the LOC138347646 gene encoding uncharacterized protein, with product MGVMRFGKKGKLSPRFIGPFEILSRYISDESHVLSLDSVELGPDLTFEEEPIAILDRQVRKLSAKDIASVKVQWKHRSAGEATWETDSGMRARYPQLFEASGIFLT from the exons atgggtgtgatgaggtttggaaagaagggaaagcttagccctaggttcattggaccttttgagattttaagCCGA TATATTtcggatgaatctcatgtgctttcacttgactccgtggagttgggtccagacttgacatttgaggaagagcctatagctattttggatagaCAGGTTCGAAAGCTTAGTGCCAAGGATATTGCTTCAGTGAAAgtgcaatggaagcaccgatcTGCGGGggaggcaacttgggagacagaTTCTGGCATGCGTGCTAGATATCCTCAGCTTTTTGAAGCTTCAGGTATTTTCCTCACTtaa
- the LOC138347645 gene encoding uncharacterized protein: MVSEPQMTRTRTNVTGGRREILPEAVVEAPARGRGRSQAKGHASSTTVARGRGHGTAPERGRAREVVGLAESHGVRYATLQLRGLARDWWRTYSGVFPVGSPPVTWEQFASVFHDRFIPWSVRDESRLRFESLRQDGLSVTEEGASFQSIVSAAKEAELMEREDFGDPKRARISDQFHGASSGGRGSQRSGGRGSTQARGGRGGHCYAFPGRPEAETSDAVITGSTFSYVSTYFAAKFDMICDSITVPIHVSTLVGKPSVVDRVYRSCLVSLAGYDTWRLVERGCLSYLAFIRDTSIEPSPMDSIPVVQDFPDVFPSDLPGVPPDRDIDFAIDLEPALSLFLSLHIGASLFSKIYLRSGYHQLKITTSDIPKTTFQTRYGHYEFLMLSFGLTNAPAAFMELMNGVFRPYLDSFVIVFIDDILVYSKTEEDHVRHLRLVLQRLREEKLYAKFSKCEFWLTSVAFLEHVWYDKCEQSFQELKTLLTSAPVLILPEEGVDFVVHRDLNLRQRRWLELLKDYDVTILYHPGKANVVAGAPSRKTPSMGSLAALSIEERPFARDV, from the exons atggtatcagagcctcag atgacaagaactagaactaatgttactggtggtagaaGGGAGATACTTCCagaggcagttgttgaggccccagctaggggtaggggtagatctcAAGCTAAAGGTCATGCCAGTAGTACGACAGTAGCCAGAGGTCGTGGACATGGAACAGCACCAGAgagaggtcgtgctagagag gtggttggattagctgagtcacatggggttcgatatgctacactccagcttcgtggacTAGCaagagactggtggaggacttattcgggggtttttccagttggatctcctccagtgacttgggagcagtttgctagtgTATTCCATgatcgttttatcccatggagcgtgagagaTGAGAGTCGTTTGAGGTTTGAGAGCctgagacaggatggtttatcggttacaga ggagggggcttctttccagtccattgtgagcgccgccaaagaggcggaattgatggagagagaggatTTTGGGGACCCAAAAAGGGCCCGTATATCAGACcagtttcatggtgcctcatctggaggtaggggatcacagaga agtgggggtagaggtagCACCCAGGCTCgaggtggacgaggaggccactgctatgctttccccgggagacctgaggcggagacctctgatgctgttattacag gttctacattctcttatgtgtctacgtattttgctgctaagtttgatatgatatgtgatagcataACTGtacctattcatgtttctacacTTGTGGGTAAGCCCTcagtggtggatcgagtgtatcgatcctgtcttgtttctttggctgggtatgacacttgg agattggtggagagagggtgtttgtcttatttagcttttattcgggatactagcATTGAACCATCTCCCATGGACTCTATTCCCGTGGTTCAAGATTTTcccgatgtatttccttctgatcttccaggtgttcctcctgatagggatatcgattttgctattgatttagAGCcggcactaagcctatttctatccctccatatc ggagcatcattgtttTCTAAGATTtatttgaggtctgggtatcatcagttgaagattacgacatcagatatccctaagacaacttttcagacccggtatgggcattatgagtttctaatGTTGTCCTTTGGATTGACGaatgcccctgcagcattcatggagttgatgaatggggtgtttcgaccatacctcgattcttttgtgattgttttcatcgatgacatcttggtttactccaagactgaggaggaccatgtccgacactTAAGGcttgtacttcagaggttgagagaagagaaattgtatgccaagttctcaaagtgtgagttctggcttacttctgtggCATTCTTAGAACACGTG TGGTATGATAAGTGTGAGCAGAGCTTTCAAGaactcaagactttattgacttctgctcctgtgttgattctacctgaggagggtgtagactttgttgt CCacagggatttgaacttgaggcaacggagatggcttgagttactgaaggactatgatgtgaccattctgtatcatccaggaaaggccaatgttgtggccggTGCTCCgagtaggaagactcctagcatggggagtcttgcagcgcttagtattgaggagagaccattCGCTAGAGATGTGTAG
- the LOC138347644 gene encoding uncharacterized protein — MDSLDTDLLRDAMEQVRMIQYRLLTAQSRQKSYADWRGVMRFGNKGKLSPRFIGPFEILNRVEEVAYKLALPPSLSAFHPVFHVTMLRKYVPDEYHVLSLDSVELGPDLTFEEEPVAILDKQVRKLSTKDIASVKVQWKHQSAGEPTWETESDMRARYPQLFEASGIFLT, encoded by the exons atggactctttggatacagatttgcttagagatgctatggagcaagttcgtatgattcagtatagactATTGACAGCTCAAagtcgacagaagagttatgcagattggaga ggtgtgatgaggtttggaaataagggaaagcttagccctaggttcattggaccttttgagattttaaacCGAGTAGaagaggtggcctataagttggccttgccacctagtttgtcagcatttcatcctgttttccatgtcaCTATGCTTCGGAAGTATGTTCCCGATGAATATCATGTGCTTTCACTTGACTCCGTGGAGttgggtccagacttgacatttgaggaAGAGCCTGTAGCTATTTTGGATAAACAGGTTCGAAAGCTTAGTACCAAAGATATTGCTTCAGTGAAAGTGCAATGGAAGCACCAATCTGCGGGGGAGCCAACTTGGGAGAcagagtctgacatgcgtgctAGATATCCTCAGCTTTTTGAAGCTTCAGGTATTTTTCTCACAtaa